A window of Chitinophagales bacterium contains these coding sequences:
- a CDS encoding Arc family DNA binding domain-containing protein — protein MSEKKSFVLRIDTETYKALEKWAADEFRSVNGQIEYLLHQKLLEAGRGKKKGEEGTGKNKK, from the coding sequence GTGAGCGAGAAAAAAAGTTTTGTACTCAGGATAGATACGGAAACCTACAAGGCTCTGGAAAAATGGGCTGCGGATGAGTTTCGCAGTGTCAATGGACAGATCGAATATTTGCTTCACCAGAAATTACTGGAAGCAGGAAGAGGAAAGAAGAAAGGGGAGGAAGGCACAGGGAAAAATAAGAAATAA
- a CDS encoding SPFH domain-containing protein — MEKNTNPMSGFLALLISLVMMAASIYFFIRIKEGGWIIAAAVILLIASFFVMAGLMVIYPNHSRVLNFFGNYVGTVKKDGLFFVNPLYTKQKISMRAENLQGQTLKVNDKMGNPIEIGAVVVWQVGDTYKAAYEVEDYEGYVKIQSEAAVRHLANSFPYDNLEDEHADITLRDGGDKVNGILEKELADRLAPAGIIIREARIAHLAYAQEIAGAMLQRQQATAIVAARTKIVEGAVGMVEMALEMLNKKDIVILDEEKKAAMVSNLMVVLCGERSVQPILNTGTLYQ, encoded by the coding sequence ATGGAAAAGAACACCAACCCCATGTCGGGTTTTTTAGCACTGCTTATTTCATTGGTCATGATGGCCGCCTCTATTTATTTCTTTATCCGGATCAAGGAAGGCGGATGGATCATCGCGGCGGCGGTTATCCTGCTCATTGCCAGCTTTTTCGTCATGGCGGGATTAATGGTCATTTACCCCAACCACTCCCGGGTATTGAACTTCTTTGGTAATTATGTGGGAACAGTGAAAAAGGACGGTTTGTTCTTTGTCAACCCCCTGTATACCAAGCAGAAGATATCCATGCGGGCGGAGAACCTGCAAGGGCAGACCTTGAAGGTGAATGACAAAATGGGTAATCCCATCGAGATCGGCGCCGTAGTGGTATGGCAGGTAGGCGATACCTACAAGGCCGCTTACGAGGTAGAAGATTATGAAGGCTATGTAAAAATTCAAAGCGAGGCGGCGGTACGTCACCTGGCGAATAGTTTTCCCTATGACAACCTGGAGGATGAGCATGCAGACATTACATTGCGTGATGGTGGTGATAAGGTGAATGGTATCCTGGAAAAGGAATTGGCCGATCGCCTGGCACCTGCGGGTATCATCATTCGGGAGGCCCGTATCGCGCACCTGGCTTATGCCCAGGAGATCGCGGGTGCCATGTTGCAAAGGCAACAGGCTACTGCCATCGTAGCGGCACGTACCAAGATCGTAGAAGGGGCTGTAGGCATGGTTGAAATGGCATTGGAAATGCTGAATAAAAAAGATATCGTAATTCTGGATGAAGAGAAAAAAGCAGCCATGGTCAGCAACCTGATGGTTGTTCTCTGTGGTGAACGTTCTGTTCAACCGATCCTGAACACCGGTACTTTATATCAATGA
- a CDS encoding acetyl-CoA hydrolase/transferase family protein, whose amino-acid sequence MKVPVTYTPAQEALSVIKSGSRVFIQGSAQTPLYLLRELARKAPELTDVELVFITVQGDITVDKPEYKDSFHINCMFVSESVRKAVNDGRADFIPVFLSDIPDLFRNQMDIDVALIQVSPPDQHGYCSLGVSVDIARSAVNTAHHIIAQVNPSVPRTHGDSLIHTERFDYMVYHEEPLPEVDYGSKTGEEEFQIGKHIAGMIEDGSTIQMGIGTIPDAVLKSLYNHKNLGVHTEMCSDGIIDLVDKDIINNSKKRIHPYKTVTGFAVGTRKLYDYVHDNPSFVFLDIDYVNDPHVIRRNPKVVAVNSAIEVDITGQVCADSIGTRQYSGIGGQMDFMRGAALSEGGKPIIALTSRTTKGISRIVPFLKEGAGVVTTRGHVHYVVTEYGIAYLYGKNLRDRARALINISHPDDRENLERACFERFKAF is encoded by the coding sequence ATGAAAGTTCCGGTAACCTATACCCCAGCCCAGGAGGCCTTATCTGTGATCAAATCCGGTAGCCGCGTTTTTATCCAGGGTAGTGCCCAAACCCCTTTGTATCTGCTTCGTGAATTGGCCCGCAAGGCCCCCGAATTGACAGATGTTGAATTGGTCTTTATTACCGTACAGGGTGATATTACGGTTGATAAACCCGAATACAAAGATTCTTTTCATATCAATTGCATGTTTGTATCGGAGTCTGTACGAAAAGCGGTCAACGATGGCCGTGCGGATTTCATCCCGGTATTTTTAAGTGATATCCCCGATCTTTTCCGTAATCAAATGGATATTGATGTGGCCCTGATCCAGGTTTCCCCTCCCGATCAACATGGGTATTGCTCACTGGGAGTATCGGTAGATATTGCCCGGAGTGCCGTGAATACCGCGCATCATATCATTGCTCAGGTTAACCCCAGCGTTCCCCGTACACACGGCGACAGCCTGATCCATACAGAACGCTTTGATTACATGGTTTACCATGAAGAGCCTTTACCCGAAGTGGATTATGGTTCGAAAACAGGGGAGGAGGAATTCCAGATCGGAAAGCATATTGCCGGAATGATCGAAGACGGCAGCACCATCCAGATGGGTATTGGTACCATCCCTGATGCGGTCCTTAAATCTTTATACAACCACAAAAACCTGGGTGTTCATACCGAAATGTGCAGCGATGGTATCATTGACCTGGTTGACAAGGACATCATCAACAACTCAAAGAAAAGAATTCACCCATATAAGACTGTGACGGGTTTTGCCGTAGGCACCCGAAAATTATACGATTACGTACACGACAACCCATCTTTTGTATTCCTGGATATTGACTACGTAAATGATCCGCATGTGATCCGGCGTAACCCGAAAGTAGTGGCCGTCAATAGTGCCATCGAAGTAGATATAACCGGTCAGGTTTGCGCAGACTCTATCGGTACCCGGCAGTACAGTGGTATCGGTGGACAAATGGACTTTATGCGGGGAGCGGCCCTTAGCGAAGGTGGTAAACCCATCATTGCCCTCACCAGTCGAACCACCAAAGGCATCAGCCGTATCGTTCCTTTCCTTAAAGAAGGAGCCGGCGTGGTAACAACCAGAGGACACGTTCACTATGTGGTCACCGAATACGGGATTGCTTATCTCTACGGTAAAAACCTGCGTGACAGGGCCCGTGCGCTGATCAATATCTCTCACCCCGACGACCGGGAAAACCTCGAGCGAGCTTGCTTTGAGCGCTTCAAAGCCTTCTGA
- the aroQ gene encoding type II 3-dehydroquinate dehydratase, with amino-acid sequence MRISIINGPNLNLLGKREPEIYGDQSFEQYLETLSGKYPSVSFTYFQSNVEGELIDQIQRTGFDHHGIILNPGGYTHTSVSIGDAIAAVKAPVIEVHISNVHAREDFRKFSHVSGQARGSIFGLGLHGYELALQWFLAQQKA; translated from the coding sequence ATGCGGATATCCATCATCAATGGCCCCAATCTTAACCTGCTGGGAAAGCGGGAACCGGAGATCTATGGTGATCAATCATTTGAGCAATACCTGGAAACACTTTCCGGTAAATATCCATCGGTCAGTTTTACCTATTTCCAAAGCAACGTGGAAGGTGAATTGATCGACCAGATACAACGGACCGGTTTTGATCACCACGGTATCATCCTTAACCCGGGCGGATATACGCATACCTCCGTTTCCATCGGGGATGCCATTGCGGCTGTTAAGGCCCCCGTTATCGAGGTCCATATCTCCAACGTACATGCCCGGGAAGACTTTCGTAAATTTTCTCATGTCTCCGGTCAGGCCCGGGGAAGCATATTTGGTTTAGGGCTTCATGGGTACGAACTCGCGCTTCAATGGTTCCTTGCTCAACAAAAGGCCTGA